One window of the Bacteroidales bacterium genome contains the following:
- a CDS encoding dihydroorotase — protein MATISIANATLVNEGKVITASILIRDELIDRVITDNPDEIYNYKTDQLIEAKGKLLFPGVIDDQVHFREPGLTHKGDIYTESKAGVSGGVTSFMEMPNTSPQTTTISLLNDKFKIASEKSLANYSFYLGATNDNIEEIIKVDPKNVCGIKVFMGSSTGNMLVDKVESLEKIFKLSPVLIATHCEDETTIKENIIKYKELYGEDVPFRYHADIRGEEACYLSSSLAVRLAKRYNSRLHILHLSTEKELELFDESIPLYNKRITSEVCIHHLWFSQDDYEKYGWRIKWNPSIKKESDRLALISGLKRNQIDIVATDHAPHLLAEKEAGYFKSASGGPMVQHSLVAMIELSKRGYFGLELVAQKMCHAPAIVYGIENRGFVREDYFADLVLVDPNESWYVNKDNLLYKCGWSPLEGQKLSSKVTYTIINGKIVFDNGRFDESFRGSALKFSR, from the coding sequence ATGGCAACTATTAGTATAGCAAATGCCACTCTGGTTAACGAGGGCAAGGTAATAACAGCAAGCATTCTGATTCGTGATGAATTAATTGACCGTGTTATTACTGATAATCCCGATGAAATTTATAATTACAAAACAGACCAACTAATTGAGGCAAAGGGGAAACTTCTATTCCCAGGTGTAATTGATGATCAAGTTCATTTTAGAGAGCCTGGATTGACTCATAAAGGTGATATCTATACTGAATCAAAAGCGGGTGTTTCGGGCGGAGTTACTTCATTTATGGAGATGCCCAATACAAGTCCACAAACAACCACGATAAGCCTTCTCAATGATAAATTCAAAATCGCATCTGAAAAATCATTGGCAAATTATTCTTTTTATCTTGGTGCAACTAACGATAATATAGAGGAGATTATCAAGGTTGACCCAAAAAATGTTTGTGGAATTAAGGTGTTCATGGGTTCCTCAACTGGAAATATGCTTGTTGATAAAGTTGAGTCGCTTGAGAAGATCTTTAAACTATCTCCAGTACTTATTGCTACTCATTGCGAAGATGAAACTACAATTAAAGAAAATATCATCAAGTATAAAGAGCTTTACGGAGAGGATGTTCCGTTCCGATATCATGCTGACATAAGGGGTGAAGAGGCCTGTTACCTATCATCATCACTAGCTGTAAGGCTTGCAAAAAGGTATAACTCAAGGCTTCATATATTACATCTATCTACTGAAAAAGAACTTGAACTTTTCGACGAGAGTATACCTTTATATAATAAGCGAATTACATCAGAAGTTTGTATACACCATTTATGGTTCTCGCAAGATGATTATGAAAAGTATGGATGGAGAATTAAATGGAATCCATCTATAAAGAAAGAGAGTGATAGATTAGCTCTTATCAGTGGTTTGAAACGCAATCAGATTGATATAGTTGCTACAGACCACGCCCCTCATCTTTTAGCAGAAAAGGAGGCTGGGTATTTTAAATCTGCTTCAGGAGGGCCAATGGTTCAACATTCCCTTGTTGCGATGATTGAGCTTTCTAAAAGGGGTTATTTTGGCCTCGAGCTTGTTGCGCAAAAAATGTGTCATGCACCCGCAATTGTTTATGGCATAGAGAATAGGGGGTTTGTAAGAGAGGACTATTTTGCTGATTTAGTTTTAGTTGACCCGAACGAGAGTTGGTATGTAAATAAGGATAACCTGCTTTACAAATGCGGCTGGTCACCGCTTGAAGGTCAAAAATTATCATCGAAAGTAACTTATACTATTATTAATGGTAAAATTGTATTCGATAATGGCCGATTTGATGAAAGTTTTAGGGGATCGGCTTTGAAGTTCTCACGATAA
- a CDS encoding polyprenol monophosphomannose synthase: MNTKEKLVIIPTYNEKENIENIIRKVMSLDGAFNILIIDDGSPDGTALIVKNLQQEFNGRIFLVERKGKLGLGTAYINGFRWAIQEGYEYVFEMDADFSHNPDDLFKLFEACKVGADLAIGSRYISGVNVVNWPMGRVLMSYGASMYVRFVTRMKIMDTTAGFKCYRLNTLKAINFDKIRLIGYGFQVEMKFTVWKLGFKIVEVPIIFTDRRIGSSKMSGGIFNEALWGVLKMKFGSFFKTYSRFSN; this comes from the coding sequence ATGAATACAAAAGAGAAACTAGTAATTATTCCAACTTACAACGAGAAAGAGAATATTGAGAATATAATTCGAAAAGTAATGTCTCTAGACGGAGCTTTTAATATCCTAATTATTGATGATGGCTCTCCGGATGGTACGGCCCTTATAGTGAAAAATCTTCAACAGGAATTTAATGGCAGGATCTTTTTGGTTGAAAGAAAGGGTAAACTTGGCTTAGGAACCGCATATATAAATGGTTTTAGGTGGGCTATTCAAGAAGGTTATGAGTATGTTTTCGAAATGGATGCTGATTTCTCTCATAATCCTGATGATTTATTTAAACTCTTTGAAGCATGTAAGGTCGGGGCTGATCTCGCAATTGGCTCAAGGTATATATCAGGGGTTAACGTAGTTAACTGGCCAATGGGAAGGGTACTAATGTCATATGGTGCTTCGATGTATGTAAGATTTGTAACCCGCATGAAGATTATGGATACAACGGCTGGTTTCAAATGCTACCGTTTGAATACTCTTAAAGCAATCAATTTTGACAAAATTCGGTTAATAGGTTATGGTTTTCAGGTAGAAATGAAGTTTACCGTTTGGAAACTTGGTTTTAAGATTGTTGAAGTTCCTATTATTTTTACCGATAGGAGAATAGGATCCTCAAAAATGAGCGGGGGTATTTTTAATGAGGCATTATGGGGCGTTCTGAAAATGAAGTTTGGTAGCTTTTTCAAAACCTATTCAAGATTTTCAAACTAG